In Marmota flaviventris isolate mMarFla1 chromosome 15, mMarFla1.hap1, whole genome shotgun sequence, a single window of DNA contains:
- the LOC114090654 gene encoding diphthamide biosynthesis protein 3-like codes for MAVFHDEVEMEDFQYDEDSETYFYPCPCGDNFSITKEDLENGEDVATCPSCSLIIKVIYDKDQFMCGETVPAPSSNKELVKC; via the coding sequence ATGGCAGTGTTTCACGACGAGGTGGAGATGGAGGACTTCCAATATGATGAGGACTCCGAAACGTATTTCTACCCCTGTCCATGTGGGGATAACTTTTCCATCACCAAGGAAGATTTGGAGAATGGGGAAGACGTGGCAACGTGTCCTAGCTGCTCTCtcattataaaagtaatttatgaCAAAGATCAATTTATGTGTGGAGAAACAGTCCCGGCCCCTTCATCCAACAAAGAATTAGTTAAATGCTGA